One window of Saccharopolyspora phatthalungensis genomic DNA carries:
- a CDS encoding GntR family transcriptional regulator, which yields MRLGSIDRSSDRPPYRQIADDLRSLITSSHFAPGEKLPSEATLIEHYAVARMTVRQAIQELRNEGLVVAEHGKGVFVQRKAPVRRLASDRFARRHRERGKAAFLAETEKAGARASVDRIRVQERVPDSEIQERLRLASDELVVVRSRRYLADEVPVETAVSYIPADIAHGTPIAERDTGPGGIYARLEDLGHILDHFVEEVTARMPSQEERDALLLGSSLPVLRVVRTAYDTAGRPVEVCDTIKSAPAYVLEYDFPAR from the coding sequence ATGCGATTGGGATCTATCGATCGTTCTAGCGATCGGCCTCCCTATAGGCAAATCGCTGATGATCTGCGTTCGTTGATCACCTCCAGCCACTTCGCTCCGGGTGAGAAGCTTCCGTCTGAAGCGACCTTGATCGAACACTACGCCGTTGCCCGAATGACCGTGCGGCAAGCAATACAGGAGTTGCGCAACGAAGGTCTGGTGGTTGCAGAGCATGGCAAGGGCGTGTTTGTGCAGCGCAAGGCCCCTGTGCGACGGCTTGCTTCTGACCGATTCGCTCGACGGCATCGGGAGCGCGGCAAGGCTGCCTTCCTGGCTGAGACTGAGAAGGCAGGTGCTCGGGCGTCTGTGGATCGTATCCGGGTCCAGGAGCGTGTCCCTGACTCGGAGATCCAGGAACGCCTGCGGCTCGCTTCTGACGAGCTCGTTGTGGTTCGGTCACGGCGGTACCTGGCGGACGAAGTTCCGGTAGAAACGGCCGTCTCCTATATCCCTGCGGATATAGCTCACGGCACTCCCATAGCTGAACGCGACACGGGTCCAGGCGGGATCTATGCCCGCTTGGAAGATCTTGGGCACATCCTCGATCACTTCGTCGAGGAGGTCACTGCACGGATGCCTAGTCAGGAAGAGCGTGATGCTCTACTGCTTGGCTCCTCACTGCCGGTTCTTCGGGTCGTACGCACGGCATACGACACCGCCGGTCGACCCGTCGAGGTCTGCGACACGATCAAGTCGGCCCCTGCTTACGTGCTGGAATACGACTTCCCCGCGCGCTAG
- a CDS encoding NUDIX hydrolase — MSDTAKHSVSVAGVVVDDSQRVLLVQRRDNGHWEPPGGVLELNETVEDGVRREVEEETGVSVEVARLTGVYKNVKRGIVALVFRCKPISGSARPTEESSNVEWLDLADALSRMDEAYAVRVSDAYQDVPAIRAHDGVQLLTRL; from the coding sequence ATGTCGGATACGGCCAAACACTCCGTTAGCGTCGCTGGGGTCGTTGTCGATGATTCGCAACGGGTCTTGTTGGTTCAACGTCGCGACAACGGACACTGGGAACCACCAGGCGGAGTACTTGAACTAAACGAAACCGTCGAAGACGGTGTACGCCGAGAGGTCGAAGAAGAAACCGGCGTTTCGGTAGAGGTTGCACGACTCACCGGGGTCTACAAGAACGTGAAGCGTGGGATCGTTGCGCTTGTCTTCCGCTGTAAACCAATCAGCGGCTCAGCGCGGCCAACAGAGGAGAGCTCAAACGTCGAATGGCTCGATTTGGCCGACGCCTTGTCACGAATGGACGAAGCGTATGCCGTACGGGTCTCCGACGCCTACCAAGACGTTCCTGCAATCCGCGCTCACGACGGCGTACAACTACTGACACGTTTGTGA
- a CDS encoding S9 family peptidase, translated as MSTYPEAKIPETLFNDPEREARWRARFSAPRVSLPDWARDAPQRSLYVSNSSGTWEIYAWDRDAGEHRQVTDRPQGTFHGTLSADGGQIWWFDDTDGDEFGSWVVEPFGSGEGRPGLPGTHPGYPAGLELGASVIGMGMSTDDGVTVWVARDDGRPEVLYQHEQDGGLAAMSWDESMVVISHSEHGDSRHPALRVLRVDGSEVSAKWDGPGKGLDALDFAPVTGDPRLLVLHERRGKEELLIWDVVADRETEIKLDLPGEVSADWYPDGKALLIAHTHHARTTMHRYDLAEDTLTELATPPGTVAGASVRPDHAVEYVWSSAATPSLVRTVSRDGEDRVLLTPPGERAPGSEAVTDVFVEIPYGPNETVHALVARPADAGAGPLPTVFSLHGGPHAADEDRFSAYRAAWLDAGFAVVEINYRGSTGYGSTWRDAIEGRPGLTELADVARVHDWAIDAGLTTPTLSIVAGASWGGYLTLLALGTQPERWAGGVAGVPVADYVSAYADEMEPLRAYDRALFGGSPEDVPEVYRVASPITYVDEVRAPVLVLAGDNDPRCPIQQILNYLDRLGQREIPFEFYRYDAGHGSLVVSETLRQIAAEIHFARRAVGLG; from the coding sequence GTGAGCACCTACCCCGAGGCGAAGATCCCCGAGACGCTGTTCAACGATCCGGAGCGGGAGGCCCGCTGGCGAGCCCGGTTCAGCGCGCCGCGCGTGTCGCTACCGGACTGGGCTCGGGACGCGCCGCAACGCAGTCTGTACGTCTCGAACTCCAGCGGCACCTGGGAGATCTACGCCTGGGACCGCGACGCGGGCGAGCACCGTCAGGTCACCGACCGTCCACAGGGGACATTCCACGGCACGCTGTCGGCGGACGGCGGGCAGATCTGGTGGTTCGACGACACCGACGGCGACGAGTTCGGCAGCTGGGTGGTGGAACCCTTCGGTTCCGGCGAGGGCCGCCCGGGCCTGCCGGGCACCCACCCTGGATACCCGGCCGGGCTCGAACTCGGCGCGTCGGTGATCGGCATGGGGATGTCCACCGACGACGGGGTGACCGTGTGGGTAGCGCGCGACGACGGCCGCCCGGAGGTGCTCTACCAGCACGAGCAGGACGGTGGGCTGGCCGCCATGTCCTGGGACGAATCGATGGTGGTGATCTCGCACTCCGAGCACGGCGACAGCCGCCACCCCGCGCTGCGGGTGCTGCGCGTCGACGGCTCCGAGGTCTCCGCGAAGTGGGACGGTCCGGGCAAGGGCCTGGACGCGCTGGACTTCGCGCCGGTCACCGGCGATCCTCGGCTGCTGGTGCTGCACGAGCGGCGCGGCAAGGAGGAACTGCTGATCTGGGACGTCGTCGCGGACCGCGAGACCGAGATCAAGCTCGACCTGCCCGGTGAGGTCTCCGCCGACTGGTACCCGGACGGCAAGGCGCTGCTTATCGCGCACACGCACCACGCGCGAACCACGATGCACCGCTACGACCTCGCCGAGGACACCCTGACCGAGCTGGCGACGCCGCCGGGCACGGTGGCGGGCGCCTCCGTGCGCCCCGATCACGCGGTGGAGTACGTGTGGTCCTCGGCGGCGACTCCGTCGCTGGTGCGCACGGTTTCGCGGGACGGCGAGGACCGGGTGCTGCTGACGCCGCCCGGCGAGCGCGCGCCCGGTTCGGAGGCCGTCACCGACGTGTTCGTGGAGATCCCCTACGGGCCGAACGAGACGGTGCACGCGCTGGTGGCGCGCCCGGCCGACGCCGGAGCCGGGCCGTTGCCGACGGTGTTCAGCCTGCACGGCGGGCCGCACGCGGCCGACGAAGACCGGTTCTCCGCCTACCGGGCGGCCTGGCTGGACGCCGGGTTCGCCGTGGTGGAAATCAATTACCGGGGTTCGACCGGATACGGCTCGACGTGGCGGGACGCCATCGAGGGCCGACCGGGTCTGACCGAGCTGGCCGACGTCGCGCGCGTGCATGACTGGGCGATCGACGCCGGGCTGACCACGCCGACGCTCAGCATCGTCGCGGGCGCGTCCTGGGGTGGTTACTTGACGCTGCTGGCCCTGGGGACGCAGCCGGAGCGTTGGGCCGGCGGGGTCGCCGGAGTGCCGGTGGCCGACTACGTTTCGGCCTACGCCGACGAGATGGAACCGCTGCGGGCCTACGACCGGGCGTTGTTCGGCGGCTCGCCGGAGGACGTCCCGGAGGTGTACCGGGTGGCTTCGCCGATCACCTACGTGGACGAGGTGCGGGCGCCGGTGCTGGTGCTGGCCGGGGACAACGATCCGCGCTGCCCGATCCAGCAGATCCTGAACTACCTGGACCGGTTGGGGCAGCGGGAAATCCCGTTCGAGTTCTACCGCTACGACGCCGGGCACGGCTCGCTGGTGGTGTCGGAAACACTGCGCCAGATCGCGGCCGAGATCCACTTCGCGCGCCGCGCCGTTGGCCTCGGCTGA
- a CDS encoding DUF1059 domain-containing protein, which yields MARKIADCRKYPSEINCSLTIIGEEEEVLRAATEHAVSVHQHQDTPELRAQIRDLLVDETAAADGMSFVQLIEFKTGKRAELDRLLDEWEEATGGKRTATRAVLAQDHEQPGSYYEFVEFPSYEEAMRNSQLPEIDAVSRKMRAICDEEPTFHNLDVVRAEAL from the coding sequence ATGGCCAGGAAGATAGCGGACTGCCGCAAGTACCCGAGCGAGATCAACTGCTCGCTCACCATCATCGGTGAGGAAGAGGAAGTGCTGCGGGCCGCCACCGAACACGCGGTGTCGGTGCACCAGCATCAGGACACCCCGGAGCTGCGGGCCCAGATCCGGGATCTGCTGGTGGACGAGACCGCCGCGGCGGACGGCATGAGCTTCGTGCAGCTCATCGAGTTCAAGACCGGGAAGCGGGCGGAGCTCGACCGGCTGCTGGACGAGTGGGAGGAAGCCACCGGCGGCAAGCGCACCGCGACGCGGGCGGTGCTCGCCCAGGACCACGAGCAGCCGGGCAGCTACTACGAATTCGTCGAGTTCCCCTCCTACGAAGAGGCGATGCGCAACTCGCAGTTGCCGGAAATCGATGCCGTCTCCCGCAAGATGCGGGCGATCTGCGACGAGGAGCCGACCTTCCACAACCTGGACGTGGTCCGCGCCGAAGCCCTGTGA
- a CDS encoding class I SAM-dependent methyltransferase — protein MTSDDVHAVRPAVTVTCHYKRAGVLPPEEMLERFRVLAGKRAAGRVLDIGAFRLEDLLAYRHVCYLAMLDAKSELRGERPDLSVDFVDGDPANLPFPDRAFDVVVCRFSLCSTAKPESALVEICRVLRPVGQLLFLEHTRAPGVVGQAQDRAQEMLHGCRRCRLNVEVLAQVQRAGLVVRRADWYWPSAHVRAPLVQGVATHPDPQYRRELAWLRNPIRKTGEPLWPGR, from the coding sequence ATGACGTCGGACGATGTCCACGCCGTCCGCCCGGCCGTGACCGTGACGTGCCACTACAAGCGCGCTGGTGTGTTGCCACCCGAGGAGATGCTTGAGCGTTTCCGGGTGCTGGCCGGGAAGCGAGCCGCCGGGCGGGTCTTGGACATCGGCGCGTTCCGCCTCGAAGACCTGCTGGCCTACCGCCACGTCTGCTATCTCGCCATGCTCGACGCGAAATCGGAGCTGCGCGGCGAGCGGCCCGACCTGTCCGTGGACTTCGTCGACGGCGACCCGGCGAACCTGCCGTTCCCGGACCGCGCCTTCGACGTGGTGGTCTGCCGATTCTCATTGTGCAGCACGGCGAAACCGGAGTCCGCGCTGGTCGAGATCTGCCGGGTGCTGCGGCCCGTCGGTCAACTGCTGTTCCTTGAGCACACCCGGGCGCCCGGCGTCGTCGGGCAGGCGCAGGACCGCGCCCAGGAGATGCTGCACGGCTGCCGTCGCTGCCGCCTCAACGTCGAGGTCCTGGCGCAGGTGCAGCGGGCCGGGCTGGTGGTGCGCCGCGCCGACTGGTACTGGCCGTCCGCGCATGTGCGCGCGCCGCTGGTACAGGGCGTCGCCACCCACCCGGATCCCCAGTACAGACGCGAACTGGCGTGGCTGCGCAATCCGATCCGGAAGACAGGAGAACCGTTATGGCCAGGAAGATAG
- a CDS encoding ABC transporter ATP-binding protein, with product MPLVVGSPVGRREFVVGVRELFRRFWPFLRRNRAALLLAGTLLVVSALMDTAAIWMFMVLTDDALVTGELAAFWAPAAAWLGIAVMGAIASFCGGFLSAKIAETFLLRLRAHVFEHVQKMPPHFFARHKSGDLIARFSGDVEAVERLVVSGILETVTVLVSVILYAGAALYLRWDLALLSFALAPVFWAVARKFSKQLRAVSTEERAANGAISTVVEEGLSNIELVQAYNQQERQLAKLHAQSLRWFRAKLAEARLSVLYAPLVTVVETICILLVIGLGIWEISAQRITIGGLMAFAAYLGYLYPPLQNLGQITMTVTAARAAAERLIEMLDHRPAVTDDGRRQPPADRHRGIRFERVGFRYPGADRAALVDFDLQVRPGEFVMITGPSGAGKSTLTKLLLRFYDPAAGRLVVDDVNLSELPLQTLRDTITLVPQEVAVLHSTVADNIAFGVPTATRAEIVAAAREADADEFIRGLPEGYDTILGERGALLSGGQRRRIAIARAILRRAPVLVLDEPTNGLDFASTRRVLDPLRRLARSRTTILISHDLDLAAEADRIVVVSGGRVIEQGSHRQLLAGGGHYAKLHGRKSEPPAPLGRTPASVQNRREQPHRGFSGELFGPDETPTVRQLRPWVPI from the coding sequence ATGCCCCTCGTCGTCGGCTCTCCCGTCGGCCGTAGGGAGTTCGTTGTGGGGGTGCGCGAGTTGTTCCGTCGGTTCTGGCCGTTCCTGCGCCGGAATCGGGCCGCGTTGTTGCTGGCCGGAACCCTGCTAGTGGTGTCCGCGTTGATGGACACCGCGGCGATCTGGATGTTCATGGTGCTCACCGATGATGCGTTGGTGACCGGTGAGCTCGCCGCTTTCTGGGCGCCCGCGGCGGCCTGGCTGGGCATCGCGGTCATGGGTGCCATCGCCTCCTTCTGCGGCGGATTCCTGTCGGCGAAAATCGCGGAGACGTTCCTGCTCCGCCTCCGCGCGCACGTATTCGAACACGTGCAGAAGATGCCACCGCATTTTTTCGCCCGGCACAAGTCGGGTGATTTGATAGCGCGTTTTTCCGGGGATGTCGAAGCGGTCGAAAGGCTGGTCGTCTCGGGAATTCTCGAAACGGTCACCGTACTGGTGAGCGTCATTCTGTACGCGGGCGCGGCGCTGTACCTGCGTTGGGATCTGGCGCTGCTCTCCTTCGCGCTCGCCCCGGTTTTCTGGGCGGTCGCCAGGAAGTTCTCGAAGCAGCTCAGGGCCGTCTCGACCGAGGAGCGGGCGGCCAACGGGGCGATCAGCACCGTGGTTGAGGAAGGGCTGTCCAACATCGAGTTGGTGCAGGCGTACAACCAGCAGGAGCGGCAGCTCGCGAAGCTGCACGCCCAGTCCTTGCGCTGGTTTCGCGCCAAGCTCGCCGAAGCGCGGCTCTCCGTGCTGTACGCGCCGCTGGTCACCGTGGTCGAAACCATTTGTATCCTGCTGGTGATTGGCCTCGGCATCTGGGAGATCTCGGCGCAGCGCATCACGATCGGCGGGCTCATGGCGTTCGCCGCATACCTCGGCTACCTCTACCCGCCGCTGCAGAACCTCGGGCAGATCACCATGACGGTGACCGCCGCGCGGGCCGCCGCGGAGCGGTTGATCGAGATGCTGGATCACCGACCGGCCGTGACCGACGACGGCCGCAGGCAGCCGCCCGCCGACCGGCACCGGGGAATTCGCTTCGAGCGCGTCGGATTCCGGTACCCGGGTGCCGATCGTGCGGCGCTGGTGGACTTCGACCTGCAGGTCCGGCCCGGCGAGTTCGTCATGATCACCGGGCCCAGCGGGGCGGGCAAATCCACGCTGACCAAACTGCTGCTGCGGTTCTACGACCCGGCGGCTGGGCGGCTGGTGGTCGACGACGTGAACCTCTCCGAACTCCCGCTGCAGACCCTCCGCGACACGATCACGCTCGTACCGCAAGAGGTCGCGGTCTTGCACAGCACGGTCGCGGACAACATCGCCTTCGGCGTACCGACCGCCACTCGCGCCGAGATAGTCGCAGCCGCGCGGGAAGCGGACGCCGACGAGTTCATCCGCGGGCTGCCGGAGGGCTACGACACGATCCTCGGTGAGCGAGGGGCGTTGCTGTCCGGTGGGCAACGGCGGCGGATCGCGATCGCCCGGGCGATCCTGCGTCGCGCGCCGGTGCTGGTGCTCGACGAGCCCACCAACGGGCTGGACTTCGCTTCAACGCGCCGGGTGCTCGACCCGCTGCGCCGTCTGGCCCGGTCCCGCACCACCATCCTGATCAGCCATGATCTGGACCTTGCGGCGGAGGCGGATCGGATCGTCGTGGTTTCCGGCGGGCGGGTCATCGAGCAGGGATCGCACCGGCAACTGTTGGCGGGCGGCGGCCACTACGCGAAGCTGCACGGGCGGAAGTCCGAACCCCCGGCTCCCCTCGGGCGCACCCCGGCCAGTGTCCAAAACCGTCGGGAACAGCCCCATCGAGGCTTCTCCGGCGAGCTGTTCGGGCCCGACGAGACGCCGACCGTTCGGCAGCTACGCCCGTGGGTCCCGATCTAG
- a CDS encoding GNAT family N-acetyltransferase, protein MHALLDHARRRGFERVKLWTADPLEAAARLYLEVGFPCTERNSVRQWGHRPDELRYDLELR, encoded by the coding sequence TTGCACGCGCTGCTCGATCATGCGCGCCGCCGAGGGTTCGAGCGGGTGAAATTGTGGACGGCCGACCCGCTGGAGGCCGCCGCCCGGCTATACCTAGAGGTCGGATTCCCTTGCACCGAGCGGAATTCCGTCCGGCAGTGGGGGCACCGGCCCGACGAGCTGAGATACGACCTCGAACTGAGGTGA
- a CDS encoding NADH:flavin oxidoreductase/NADH oxidase: MSHLFEPIKLRDVVIRNRAWVSPMCQYSAVDGLPNDWHLVHLGQFATGGAGLIISEATAVVPEGRISPQDTGLWNDDQVAAWRRINDFLHEQGAATGVQLAHAGRKASTTPPWEGGQAVPASDGGWDTVSSTGNAFGNLAAPRALTETEVAKLPEQFAAAARRAEAAGFDVVELHFAHGYLAHQFYSPLVNDRTDRYGGDFDNRVRAPLEITEAVRAAWPADRPLIARLSATDWVDGGWTGDDSVRLARLLAERGVDLVDASTGGAVPKADIPIGAGYQVRFARRIRAEADLPTAAVGLITSPEQAEEIVSSGSADAVLLGRELLRDPHWPLRAADRLHADNIWPKQYERARRI, encoded by the coding sequence GTGAGCCACCTTTTCGAACCGATCAAGCTGCGCGACGTCGTCATCCGCAACCGCGCGTGGGTATCGCCGATGTGCCAGTACTCGGCGGTCGACGGCCTGCCCAACGACTGGCACCTGGTGCACCTCGGCCAGTTCGCCACCGGTGGCGCCGGGCTGATCATCAGCGAGGCGACCGCAGTGGTCCCGGAAGGCCGGATCAGCCCGCAGGACACCGGTCTGTGGAACGACGACCAGGTCGCGGCATGGCGACGCATCAACGACTTCCTCCACGAGCAGGGTGCCGCGACCGGTGTGCAGCTCGCGCATGCCGGGCGCAAAGCGTCGACGACGCCGCCCTGGGAAGGCGGCCAGGCGGTGCCGGCATCCGACGGCGGCTGGGACACGGTCAGCTCGACCGGCAACGCCTTCGGCAACCTGGCCGCGCCGCGTGCGTTGACCGAAACCGAGGTCGCCAAACTGCCCGAGCAGTTCGCCGCGGCCGCGCGGCGGGCCGAAGCCGCGGGCTTCGACGTCGTCGAGCTGCACTTCGCGCACGGCTACCTGGCGCACCAGTTCTACTCCCCGCTGGTCAACGACCGGACCGACCGCTACGGCGGCGACTTCGACAACCGGGTGCGGGCTCCGCTGGAGATCACCGAAGCGGTTCGCGCGGCGTGGCCCGCGGACCGGCCGCTGATCGCCCGCCTGTCCGCGACCGACTGGGTCGACGGCGGGTGGACCGGGGACGACTCGGTGCGGTTGGCGCGGCTGCTGGCCGAGCGCGGGGTGGATCTCGTGGACGCCTCCACCGGCGGCGCGGTGCCCAAGGCGGACATCCCGATCGGAGCCGGTTATCAGGTGCGATTCGCGCGGCGGATCCGCGCCGAGGCGGACCTGCCGACCGCGGCGGTCGGTCTGATCACTTCGCCGGAGCAGGCCGAGGAGATCGTCTCGTCCGGTTCGGCAGACGCGGTACTGCTCGGCCGGGAACTGCTGCGCGACCCGCATTGGCCGCTGCGCGCCGCCGACCGCCTGCACGCGGACAACATCTGGCCCAAGCAATACGAACGCGCCCGCCGGATCTGA
- a CDS encoding Dps family protein: MAQKTASKKAPISSPLGDQDREITGKILQGTLLDLIDLHLMAKQAHWNVVGNFFRDVHLQLDELVAKARGFADDVAERAAAIGISPDGRAATVAEGSGLPKFDPDWRSDHEVIEAVVQALAELLRRLRARIDETDKTDLVSQDLLIGISREMEKAHWMWQAQLAAA; this comes from the coding sequence GTGGCCCAGAAAACGGCTTCGAAGAAGGCTCCGATCAGCAGCCCGTTGGGCGATCAGGACCGGGAGATCACCGGCAAGATCCTGCAGGGCACGCTGCTCGACCTGATTGACCTGCACCTGATGGCCAAGCAGGCGCACTGGAACGTCGTCGGCAATTTCTTCCGCGACGTGCACCTTCAGCTGGACGAACTGGTCGCGAAAGCGCGCGGCTTCGCCGATGACGTTGCCGAGCGGGCTGCCGCCATCGGCATCTCGCCGGACGGGCGTGCCGCGACCGTTGCGGAAGGCTCCGGATTGCCGAAGTTCGATCCGGACTGGCGCAGCGACCACGAGGTAATCGAGGCGGTCGTGCAGGCCCTGGCGGAGCTGCTCCGTCGGCTCCGGGCCCGCATCGACGAGACCGACAAGACTGACCTCGTCTCGCAGGACCTACTGATCGGCATCTCCCGCGAGATGGAGAAGGCGCACTGGATGTGGCAGGCGCAACTCGCGGCGGCCTGA
- a CDS encoding NADPH-dependent FMN reductase, with translation MTVTVVGIGGSVRPDSQSERALHAALAGAREAGAKVHSITGSSLALPFYDPHLTERTGTALELVDALRTADGVILASPGYHGTISGLIKNALDYVEDLREEERPYLDGRAVGCIGIAHGWQATVTTLQALRSVVHALRGWPTPLGGAVNSAETHFEARGECGDEKVANVLRTIGHQVVEFANRA, from the coding sequence ATGACGGTGACCGTGGTGGGAATCGGCGGTTCGGTCCGACCGGATTCGCAATCCGAGCGAGCGCTGCACGCTGCGCTCGCCGGGGCGCGGGAAGCCGGTGCCAAGGTCCACTCGATCACCGGGAGCAGCCTGGCCCTGCCGTTCTACGACCCGCATCTCACCGAACGCACCGGCACCGCGCTCGAACTGGTGGACGCCCTGCGCACCGCGGACGGCGTGATCCTCGCTTCACCCGGCTACCACGGCACGATCTCCGGGCTGATCAAGAACGCCCTCGACTACGTCGAGGACCTGCGCGAGGAAGAACGTCCCTACCTGGACGGCCGGGCGGTGGGTTGCATCGGCATCGCCCACGGCTGGCAGGCGACGGTCACCACGCTGCAGGCGCTTCGCTCCGTGGTGCACGCCCTGCGCGGCTGGCCGACACCGCTGGGTGGTGCGGTGAACTCAGCCGAGACGCATTTCGAGGCGCGTGGCGAGTGCGGCGACGAGAAGGTGGCCAACGTCCTGCGCACCATCGGTCACCAGGTCGTCGAATTCGCCAACCGTGCCTGA
- a CDS encoding alpha/beta hydrolase, with the protein MSNVLELVQPMLGAAVVRGAFALPRPMQRLIAGRPIRLDDQELALDAQLVLRLQRLTGHEPLTAATPELARTGMRQATKITAGPQVPGVVVAHRSIPTPAGDLAARLYRPRELTEPGPLLVFFHGGGWVIGDLDSADDLCRFLAKHAGIRVLSVDYRLAPEFPFPAALNDCIETYVYAVDNADELGTSRDTIAVGGDSAGGNLAASVALHATRSALPSPVFQLLIYPAVDATTCRRSRELFGNGFLLTAVDMDWFLDCYVPEVDARRDPRLSVLLTDDLSGLPAAYVITAGFDPLRDEGEAYAQRLAEAGVPVVSRRFPDLIHGFVNLRPIGGRFQEALFEIVGTLRAGLELQKTSPTAGQESGRRKALQRP; encoded by the coding sequence ATGTCGAATGTCCTCGAACTGGTGCAACCGATGCTGGGGGCCGCGGTCGTGCGCGGCGCTTTTGCGCTTCCTCGACCCATGCAGCGCCTCATCGCGGGGCGGCCGATCCGGCTGGACGACCAGGAGCTCGCGCTGGACGCCCAACTCGTGCTCAGGCTGCAACGACTCACCGGCCATGAGCCGCTGACGGCTGCCACGCCCGAGCTCGCCCGCACGGGGATGCGCCAAGCGACCAAGATCACCGCCGGCCCTCAGGTGCCCGGCGTGGTGGTCGCCCACCGGAGCATCCCGACCCCGGCGGGTGACCTGGCGGCGCGGCTGTACCGGCCGCGCGAGCTCACCGAGCCCGGGCCGCTGCTGGTCTTTTTCCACGGCGGCGGCTGGGTCATCGGCGACCTGGACAGCGCCGACGATCTGTGCCGATTCCTGGCCAAGCACGCCGGCATCCGGGTGCTGTCGGTGGATTACCGCCTCGCGCCGGAGTTCCCGTTCCCGGCCGCGCTGAACGACTGCATCGAGACCTACGTCTACGCCGTCGACAACGCCGACGAGCTCGGCACCAGTCGCGACACGATCGCGGTCGGCGGGGACAGCGCGGGCGGCAACCTGGCGGCCTCCGTCGCCCTGCACGCCACCCGGTCAGCGCTGCCGAGTCCGGTGTTCCAGCTGCTGATCTACCCCGCCGTGGACGCCACCACGTGTCGTCGGTCGCGGGAGTTGTTCGGCAACGGATTCCTGCTCACCGCGGTCGACATGGACTGGTTCCTGGACTGCTACGTGCCCGAGGTGGACGCTCGCCGCGACCCGCGCCTGTCGGTGCTGCTCACCGACGACCTCAGCGGGCTGCCGGCGGCGTACGTCATCACGGCCGGGTTTGACCCATTGCGCGACGAGGGCGAAGCCTACGCACAGCGGCTGGCGGAGGCCGGGGTGCCGGTGGTCAGCCGCCGGTTCCCGGACCTGATCCACGGCTTCGTCAACCTCCGGCCGATCGGCGGCCGGTTCCAGGAAGCGCTGTTCGAGATCGTCGGCACCCTCCGCGCCGGATTGGAACTCCAGAAAACCTCACCCACTGCCGGTCAGGAGTCCGGCCGCCGGAAGGCGCTCCAGCGGCCGTGA